The Inmirania thermothiophila nucleotide sequence GCGGGCGCAGCCCTGGCCGGCGACGATCACGCAGTATCGGGTCATGGTCGGCTCACCTCCTGGTGGGGTGGGACGGGGGCCGCCGCCGCGGCGGCGGGCAGGAAGGCGATGGCGCCGTAGTAGGCGAGGGCCTCGGAGCCGGTGTCGTCGGCGTCGGTCATCAGCGCCACCGCCTCGATCCGGCGCACCTCGCGCCCGAAGGCGCGGCGCAGGTCCGCGGCGACGTCGCGCTCGTGGGTCTGCCAGCGGCCGAGGCCCGCCTCGCCCTGCGCCACCGACCACATCACGGTGTGGCCGGTGTAGGGGTTGGGCCAGCGGGTCCCGGGGGGCGTCGCCCGCGTCCAGACGTAGTCGAGGGCGTAGCGCTGCCACGGGAACGGACCGGTGCGGAAGACGACATAGAGGCGGGCGGCGAAGTCGTCGCCGGCGCGGCTGTGCTCGGCGGCGCCCCGCGGCAGCCGTTCCACGCGCCAGCGCCAGCGCAGCAGCGGCGTGGCGGCGAGGTCCACGGCGACGGGCCGCACGAGGCCGGAGGCGCCGGCGCGGGCATGGGCCTCGAGCACCGGCTCCCCGTCGAGGGTCACGATCCGGTAGCGCGTGCGCCCGTGGAAGCGCTGCTCCTCCCATCCGGCGAGCCCCTCCCGGGCCGGGTCCAGGACCTGCGCCGATGCCTGCGCCGCGCACGCAAGCAGGAGGGCGAGAGTCAGGCGCAGGCATCGGGTCAAGGCGGGTGCGGCTCCTCCGTTGGCCCCCACCAGAAACCTATAGCAGGGCGGCGGAGCCGCTGCCACCGCCCCCTCAGGGGGCGGGGAGGAAGGCCTCCTCGAGGAGGAAGGGGTCGTCGAAGTGCCGCCGGCCGACGAAGGCGATGGCGTGGTGCCCCCACTGGCGCATCGCCCCGGGGTGCGGGATGCCCATGGGCCAGAGCAGCCAGCGCTCGCCCCGGTCGGTGCCGGGCACGATGCCGTCGGGGCGGAAGAGGCTGCGCCGCCCCCCCTCCGGCAGCGGCAGGGAGCGCAGCTCCGCATACGGGGCGAGACGGTAGCGGGCGGCGGGGGCCGAGGGCGGCGGGCGCCAGTCCACGTGCAGGAGCTGGTGGGTGCCGGCGGCGAGGAAGAGCGCCGGGGCCGCCGCCCCCGCCGGGGGCGGCGGGATCACGGCGGGCACGAAGGGCGGCTCGCCGGCGGCGGGCGGCCAGGGCCTCGGCCGCAGCCTCGGCGTGGGCAGGAACATGTGGTAGCAGCCGCAGTTGTGCATGACGTCGTAGGCGAGGGGACGCCCCTCGCGGTCGAGGGTGACGCGCCAGGTGAGGCCGTCGAGGCGGCCGCCCAGGAGGTCGAACGGGCCGCTCCGCGGCCGTTCCGGGAACCAGACGACGTAGACGATCTGCAGCAGCGTCTCGCCCTGCAGGCGGGTGTGGGCGAGGCGCCAGTAGACCACCGGGTCGCCGCGGTCCACGTCGGGCCGGGCCGCGCCGCGGCGCCAGCGCGGGCGGCCGGGGTCGTCGGCGGGGCCGGCGCGGGCGATGACGAAGGTCGGGGCGTGGCGGGCCGCGAGCGCCCTCGCCGCCGCGGCCTCCGGGCGCGGGATGCCGAGGGCGTCGCGGGTCGGGGGCCAGGGCGGCGCCGTCTCGGCGCGGGGCGGCCGCAGGATCCGCCACGGCCCCCCCGCGGGCAGCGCCTGCGGCGGCAGGGCGAAGGTGCCCGCGGCGCGGCGGCGCCAGCGCCGGGCGAGGAGGTCGACGGGGAGGGCGGTGACGGCATAGAGGCCGAGGACGCGCCGAGCGGTGCGATACTCGTCCGGGACGCGCACCGCCGCCGCCAGCGCCCGCGCGGCGCCCGCATCCGCGGCCAGGGCGGCGACGAGGGCGCGGCCGCAGCGCTCGATCTCGTCCGGCGTCGCCGGGGCCGGTCCCGGCAGGTTGGCGAGCTCGGCGCGTCGCGCCTCGAGGTCGAGCCGGCGCAGGGCCTCGAGCCAGGCCCGCCGCGCCCCGGCTGTCGCGAGCTCGCCGGCGAAGGAGGCGAGGAGGCGGTCGACCCGCAGGTAGGGATGCCCGGGGATCCGGGCCGCCTCGCCGTCGCCGACCCCGGCGGCAGCCACCGCAGCATCCAGGGCCTCGAGACGCCCGAGACAGCCCTCCGCGCCCGCGGGCTCGGCCGGCGGGGGCGGGCGGGCGGCGGCGCAGGCGGCGAGAAGGCCTGCGGCGAGGAGCAGCAGCGGCGTGCGCGCGCGGCGGAACATCCTATGCTTGCAGGAGCCGTGTGGGGGAAGCTTAGTCTGCCGCCGCGCGATGCACCGCAAGCCCAGGGGGAGGCGCCATGAGAGTCTGGCTGCGACGGATCGGGATCGCACTCGGGGTGCTGGTGGTGCTCTTCGCCGCCGTGCTCGGATACGTGGCGGCGACC carries:
- a CDS encoding DUF3047 domain-containing protein — protein: MTRCLRLTLALLLACAAQASAQVLDPAREGLAGWEEQRFHGRTRYRIVTLDGEPVLEAHARAGASGLVRPVAVDLAATPLLRWRWRVERLPRGAAEHSRAGDDFAARLYVVFRTGPFPWQRYALDYVWTRATPPGTRWPNPYTGHTVMWSVAQGEAGLGRWQTHERDVAADLRRAFGREVRRIEAVALMTDADDTGSEALAYYGAIAFLPAAAAAAPVPPHQEVSRP